Genomic window (Pecten maximus unplaced genomic scaffold, xPecMax1.1, whole genome shotgun sequence):
TACAATTGATTGCATAACCCAAAATACTTCAACATTAGATTTTCATCATCATTCTCCCCGAAAAGAACAATTATCAATACCGTAATTTCATaactaaatataacatattaacaAAAAATTAACAAAGCTTGCAACCGGAAGAAAAGGACTTGACACAAGCAACATGCATTCCGACCTGAATGTGTAACTACTAACGTAAGGTTTTAATTCTACAAAAACTGGTTTTTCATGGATCAAAATTAAATTGAGGACAAGCCATTATTTACTATAAAATTAATTAACACCATAACAATACCAACATCTTGTGCGCAACATACAGCTTTAAAACACAGGAGAcgaagatattttaaaattgtcCAACTGTCCGTGATCGTTTATGGTGTGAATATCTTCCGTCTCTTCTTCCTCGAAATTTTGAGTCTGTTCATCGTTTGCCTCCAATCTACACACAGCAGAAGAATTCTGGGAATCCTGATCGCGATTTATCACATTATTTTTTGAACGCTTGTCTTTTGATGATGGATGATCTAAATTAACACCACTTGTCTCTTTTGCTTTTGTTCCttcttttgaccttgaccttgcaGGTTGATGTTGACCTTGCTTTGttcttgacctctgacctttgtTGCTTACATTTAACACAGCACTTGATGTTAGCTGCTGCTTCTGTAACCGTGACGACTGACGAGTTGACTCTTCGTCTTTGTTGTTCACAGCAGCCGCGGCAACCGCTGCACCAACAGCAGCTGCAGCTTTTGAGGATTTCTGAGGGGCCGTCATTTGACCCCCAATTGGCACTGACATGGAATTTGAGTGTTTGTAGGAGTTCTCTGCTACTTTATTTTTGACAGGTTTTGTCTTTTCCTCGGCTAAAAGTCCACTTACAAATGAGAAATGATCTTTATTACCCGAGTCAGAGTTGGTTTGGTGTTCTAATGTCACTGATGGTATTGTTTGCTTTGACGCTTCTGGGGCGTTCATTTCAGGAAGTGTTAATCGTACAGTTTGACCTTTATGAGGTAATGAAATGACCTCTGACCCCTGAACATGCTCCTGAGTATGTTCCTGCATATCACTTTCTCTCGATTTCAACTCATCGTCTGACTTGGTGTCCATTTCTTCGTGCTCTGTGACTTCTGGTACATCTTCATCTATAAATGCTATGTCATCACTAAGGCGACGGCTGTGAGTGGGAGTTGGCTCGTCAAGCTCTGAGCTGAGACGGCGTGTCAAGGGATGTACTTGATCAGCTTTCGTCTTGGCAGACGACGGTCGTCCTGATGACATATTTGGGTGTAGAGATTTGCTGGTGTCCCTTCGTCTTTGCTCCcctgaaaagaaaaaaacgggTTAAGTAGGTAGgtacaaacaacacatacaaaactagaatatcaatgttttaatgaatttatgtcTCCCGTTATCTTTCTtctaaaggtcaaggttacagttaccagggattttcctacaataaaAACAGGGTCCATTAAAAAGGACTCATTCCCCTAAAAAATTTGTCACcgaaaaattcccaattttgaaGTCACTTCTGAAATTAAGAAAATTTTATCTACAAAGACCTATACTAaggtacttttgaaaaataaaaaacagctctagataacaaaatgaaataaaaataaaacataagggCAATATTCGTCAAAGAAAAACTAAAGTTTGTatgaatttcactatttttttatttttcccaaTGTCACATTTCGTCGCTCAGAAATTCCCAATTCAATGGACCCTGGACCCGGTTGAAAAATTATAGGAAAATCCCTGGTTAACTAACTTAAGCCACTTTACATTGGCTTTGGGTGATGCATCTATGTTTCAAGATTCATCAAGTTATCTTTGATAGTTCGATTGCACAGACTGAAAATTATGCACTTATTTGATAGTTCAACTGCACAGAGAAGGTTTTCCTGAACATTTCgcacttatttgacctttgatgttgaggtcaaggtcacaatgaccTTATTTAAGATCACTGCACCCAACCTCTGCATGTTTCCAGCTTCTTCAAGACACATTTAATAGCTCATGAATTATGGCCCTGACTTTATATAAAGTGGAAGGAAAATGTAGcaaaatgattaaataattgTGAAATATGCTCTCATCATTCTGTGGTTAATTTACAGAGCTGAGCATGGAACAATGAACCATGAAAGGATTGTCAGTAACTCTACAATTACTGTACAAAGACTCACTACATCAGCTGAAATTTTGTGAGTTTGAGACCCAGttagggcacgagtcataaagttgtcttccctCGTCAATTGTTTTACTATGTTATAGTATTTCACAAACTGATATTGTAACACACATTTCTTACGTTTCTGTTTGGCTATAGAGATAGCGTCGTCAGAGGAGGCGTTGGTGTTGCCAATTTGAATTGGAGTATGATCATAAGCTGGTGGTGGAGTATTGGAGTGAGCCTTGTTGTTTCTCTCCTTCTCTAGTTTCAGTTCCATCATCTGTCGACGCTCTTTCACCTCCAGTTCCAGTGCATGCAGCTGTCGTTCAGTCTGATCAACTCCTCGAGTCAAATcctgtaaaataataaaacagtaaGTCAAGACTTCAGGTGTTGGAGAAATCATTCAAACCATATTCTACACAATAAGCACATATGCTCCTAAAATAACACAAAGAAATGTGCTTCTCATATCTcaccatgttggatagagtttctCTAATATCTCACCATGATGGATAGAGTTTCTCTCATATATCACCATGATGGATAGAGTTTCTCTCATATCTCACCATGATGGATAAAGTTTCTCTCATATCTCACGATGATGGATAAAGTTTCTCTCATATCTCACCATGATGGATAGAGTTTCTCTCATATATCACCATGATGGATAGAGTTTCTCTCATATCTcaccatgttggatagagtttctctcatatctcaccatgttggatagagtttctCTCATATCTCACCATGATGGATAAAGTTTCTCTCATATCTCACCATGATGGATAGAGTTTCTCTCATATCTCACCATGATGGATAGAGTTTCTCTCATATCTCACCATGATGGACAGAGTTTGCCTATGTCAGAAAAATCTATCAAACAGGACAACTCTCAAAACATTGTCTGCTTGCGTTCACATCTGTCAGTCATCATTGATGGATTCAGGAAAATGTTTTCATAAGAAATTAAGGTTgagaaaaaagttttttgtgTTTGCTGTttctctgtcagtgaagtaagcAACCTAATTATATGGACACTTTAATGAAGTCAATCTTTTTTCCATGGAAGAAAGAGGGATGTATGTAAGCAACAAATGTTTCAGGtcaatacattatgtacatttatacatttccttaaagaaaacaaacattaaaaatgatttCCAGTTTAAACAATCTGACAGAAAAGCTGTTGCTGTCTACTGAATCTTCATGAAAAGGGAAGTAACTTCTTAAGTTTAATAACAGTTAAGATCATGGCAGATCAGGACAAATTGTATCTGTAGACTTAAAACATCAGACCAATGCATGtgacatacagtatacaacTTTTCCTGGAAGGTTTCTGACCTTAAGATAGACTAGTACTATCCTATTTGTACTTACCTGTAACTTTTCCTGGAAGGTTTCTGACCTAAGATAGACTAGTACTATCCTATTTGTACTTACCTGTAACTTTTCCTGGAAGGTTTCTGACCTTAAGATAGACTAGTACTATCCTATTTGGACTTACCTGTAACTTTTCCTGGAAGGTTTCTGACCTTAAGATAGACTATTACTATATCCTATTTGGACTTACCTGTAACTTTTCCTGTAAAGACGACCCCAGACTACTGATCTTCTTAACCTCCTGGACTTGTCCGGATTTGTCCAAGATTTCAGGCCTGTTTGAAAAAACACAATTAAATAAAACGTTTCACCATAACATCAGCAAAGTTAAGTCTCCAAGATCCTATCAACTGTGGCTGTGAAAGCTCAGTTTGTTTGAGCATTGGCTTACATAATCTTGGGTGAATATCCAAGGTGTGTGGTTCGAAGCTCACAACCCATCGCATTTtctgtttctcaggaagctgaaaAACGGACCAAACTGTACTGACATGGACACTTTACCATAATAGCTCTGGATAGCATAAAACGGGCTTCTCTTGttttgttcagtgaggtagccaccagctactacaaggagaccctgcctcaacgtggtcctggctgttcacagggtgataaacccaATAAACAAACCTATCGATTGTTCACCTTCCGAGTATTACATGCTAGTTTCCTACACTCTCACAAATGAATTACTACAGACAGCTACGATTATCCTCCTTATATAACACAAGGGTATCAAAGTTACCTGGTATACAAAACTgactttttattaatttccaGCTAAATGTGTAAGTGAAGATAAACAAGAGGTCTAAAGGACCTGTATCTCTCAATCAGATATGTTTTTCAATAAACATAGCAAAATGCTCATTTGaattatattacatatgtttttgttttttttctgatttagATCCACCTTTTACAACCATGCATTAGACTCAACACTTTTCCTTTATTCAATATCTAGTTTCCTGGTGGAAGATTACTCAAAGTAAATTCAGTCATGAAGCACTCAACTACAATATCAATTATCATGATTTCCTATGTcgcatagtaacacaaataaaGAAGGAAGACCAGGCCTCGAACTCACAACCTACAGCACTAATgtcctagccagaaataccaaCAACTTTCACCACTATGCCACATCCATGTTCTCTTGCtttcctatacatatatatattgggcTCCACACTTCTGCCTCCATGGAGGATGTAGACTCTAAACTTGTACAAAATTGAGTTCCCTCTATGTAAGGATGCTGCAATCCAAACATTATCAAATTCCTTCACCTCAACAAAAGATCAAGGTTTTGTAAGAGTAATCTCTTTTACCCCAATGTTCGACCAGGTGAGCAAAAAATTTCCAATGTTTTACAGAGAAATCAGACATATTTTATAATACTGCTAACACATGGGATTTAATATGAGACTATAACCAAGGGTACATATACggttttttgtttggtttggtttatttttgtttaacgtccaatcaacagccagggtcatttaaggatgtgcctggtttttgaggtggaggaaagccggagtacccggagaaaaaccattggcctacggtcagtaccaggcaactgccccacgtaggtttcgaactcgcaaccaagagatggagggctagtgtcaagtgtcgggacacctgaTCCACTCGGCCACGgcatatattatacatataggGACTGTCTACACCACTTACTGGAACTGTGAGATGACGGAGGCGTAGATTCCTGACGAAGCCGACGCCGTACAGCTACTGTCTAATTTGTACAAGTTAGTAGTGGTATCCTCTAAGTTAGCAATTGTAACTGGCACTTTGGTCAAATCAGCATCACTGAAAACAGACAGGTAGTCAGCTTAACAGGGACAATATACTAGCTGAAAAACACCACTAAGTTTCCCCATTATAGCCACCATTAGAATTTCATATCGTAGTGTATTTAtaattaaagggacatcacggtaaaaacgttgtaattttcattgaatgtatgtgttttgttcctttccagttatgtttctgtgctctccccaatgttcacagtcgatcctcatgtccagcttgaccacttgatttagttgggaatctccctctaaatttagcgcggaaattatttttaaatcatcacgtaactgttttgaaaacgaggcaacacaaacacacgatagtttacaaggcgaattggattagttggacaacgatattatacagtggtttaaatgttaaataacacgttctgtatatattccggcacatatatttatgtgtaaataagtgtaaacaccgtacctatagtatagtgacagtagcgatgtactggtacagactgtataaatattaccgagtttgtgtaaatattaccgagattgtcatgacctactatccagcaatcaagcagaatacgagcagcgtccgtattactgctgttttcatgtttgaactgtattgtactgcttccccagtttaattctaggattgtgtttgacccattttccaattattctcttcattgcggaagctgttatcgttttcaaccgcagtcgattcacattggaagccatttttgttttcaggtgttttagtgtgttgtgcgcatgcgtgtta
Coding sequences:
- the LOC117320586 gene encoding BRISC complex subunit Abraxas 2-like, coding for MAAIISGPVLASLFYDQTRCSGDQEGLLIGKVSHSVKDTISDSQINNYKVETKLYVYSCHELQRETNISRKEQLQKCITEQIKRHGEKCIVGWYHSRRNTASRLSMRERSVHQTLLKSLPSQGREDFYFLLCTSSNTPNRSTHNFDFGFYKLNKDDADLTKVPVTIANLEDTTTNLYKLDSSCTASASSGIYASVISQFQPEILDKSGQVQEVKKISSLGSSLQEKLQDLTRGVDQTERQLHALELEVKERRQMMELKLEKERNNKAHSNTPPPAYDHTPIQIGNTNASSDDAISIAKQKREQRRRDTSKSLHPNMSSGRPSSAKTKADQVHPLTRRLSSELDEPTPTHSRRLSDDIAFIDEDVPEVTEHEEMDTKSDDELKSRESDMQEHTQEHVQGSEVISLPHKGQTVRLTLPEMNAPEASKQTIPSVTLEHQTNSDSGNKDHFSFVSGLLAEEKTKPVKNKVAENSYKHSNSMSVPIGGQMTAPQKSSKAAAAVGAAVAAAAVNNKDEESTRQSSRLQKQQLTSSAVLNVSNKGQRSRTKQGQHQPARSRSKEGTKAKETSGVNLDHPSSKDKRSKNNVINRDQDSQNSSAVCRLEANDEQTQNFEEEETEDIHTINDHGQLDNFKISSSPVF